GAAGGAAACATCTCGAACGATGACCTGCAGAAAGCGCTCTCCCTGCAAAACAGGGGGATCGGGGAAATTCTGGTTGCGGAAGGGGTGGTCCTCCCGGAAAAAATCCAGGCGGCCCTTGAAAAGCAGCACGCCGTGAGCGATCGGCCCCGTGGTTCCATCCGCGTCGACATTGAGAGGCTCGACAACCTCATGAACCTGGTCGGCGAGTTGGTCATTTCCCAAACCCAGGTGGCGGACTACTTCCGAAAGGACGGCCATTTCGAAAACGACGGTGAATTCGGGAGGAACATCGGCCACCTGGGCAAAACCACGAAAGAAATGCAGGATCAGGTGATGTCCCTGCGGATGGTTCCTCTCCGCCCGATTCTCCAGAAAATGACCCGCGTCGTCCGGGACGTCGCCCAGAAATCCGGGAAAAACGTCCGCCTCTTGCTCTCCGGCGAAGATACCGAAGTCGACAAAACCGTCAACGAAATGCTGAACGATCCGCTTGTGCATATCCTCCGGAATTCGGTGGACCACGGCATTGAAACCCCCACTGATCGCAAGGCCGCCGGGAAATCTCCGGAAGGTGTCATCCACCTTTCTGCGAAGCACGAGAGCGGAAACATCGTCATCGAGATTTCGGACGACGGGAAGGGACTCGATAAAACACGCATTTTAAGGAAAGCCGTCGAAAAAGGGCTCGTACAGGCGGATGCGCAGCTGAGTGATTCGCAGATTCACCAGATGATCATGTCCCCCGGATTTTCCACGGCCGAAAAAATCACGGATATCTCGGGAAGGGGGGTCGGTCTCGACGTCGTCAAAAGAAATATCGAGCAGCTTCGGGGCAACATTGAGGTCCAATCCACCGAGGGAAAAGGTTCCCGCTTTACGATTCGCCTTCCACTCACCCTGGCCATCATCGACGGCATGCTCGTCCTCTCGGGCGGCAATAAATTCATTCTTCCGGCCCTGTCCATCATCCGTACGCTTCAGCCGAAACCTGAGGAAATCAAGGCGATTCAGGGCAAGGGCGAGGTGATCAGCACCGCCGATGATCTGTGGCCGCTTATCCGGATGGATCGGCTCTACGGCTTGCGAGACGTGCCCATCGCCCCCGCGGACGGGCTCGCCGTGATCGTCGAAAATCACAAGGGAGAGAATTACGCCCTGCTCGTCGACGAACTCCTGGGACAGCAGCAGGTGGTCGTCAAAAGTCTGGGGCCTTTGATCCCGGAGGGAATGGGGATCGCGGGGGGAACCATTCTCGCGGATGGCCGCGTGGGTTTGATTCTCGATCTGGCGGGCATCCCCGCGGCCTTTCAAAAATTCCGGAACTCCCGCCGGGCGAAGAAAAGCCTCCCCCAGGAGAACGCACCCGGCCCAGAAGACCATGACGCGTTGGTCCGCATGTCCTCCTGAGAGGGCGCAGCGCCGAAGGAGCGAGCGATGGAAAACGGAACGGCCACGAAGATATCCCAGCGAGGGGGGAAATTTCTCACCTTCCGCCTGCGCGATGAAGAATACGCCATCGACATCCTGACCGTCCGGGAGATCATCGGCGTCCAGCCCATCACCGAAATTCCACAGGCGCCCGGCTTTCTGAAAGGCGTGATCAACCTTCGGGGAAGAATTATTCCCATCGTCGACATGCGGACAAA
The sequence above is drawn from the bacterium genome and encodes:
- a CDS encoding ATP-binding protein translates to LPPVQVRQVLGRVRAHLSGTAHPAGTVEPKNDSDENLRIGEILLSEGNISNDDLQKALSLQNRGIGEILVAEGVVLPEKIQAALEKQHAVSDRPRGSIRVDIERLDNLMNLVGELVISQTQVADYFRKDGHFENDGEFGRNIGHLGKTTKEMQDQVMSLRMVPLRPILQKMTRVVRDVAQKSGKNVRLLLSGEDTEVDKTVNEMLNDPLVHILRNSVDHGIETPTDRKAAGKSPEGVIHLSAKHESGNIVIEISDDGKGLDKTRILRKAVEKGLVQADAQLSDSQIHQMIMSPGFSTAEKITDISGRGVGLDVVKRNIEQLRGNIEVQSTEGKGSRFTIRLPLTLAIIDGMLVLSGGNKFILPALSIIRTLQPKPEEIKAIQGKGEVISTADDLWPLIRMDRLYGLRDVPIAPADGLAVIVENHKGENYALLVDELLGQQQVVVKSLGPLIPEGMGIAGGTILADGRVGLILDLAGIPAAFQKFRNSRRAKKSLPQENAPGPEDHDALVRMSS